In Cystobacter fuscus DSM 2262, one DNA window encodes the following:
- the gltB gene encoding glutamate synthase large subunit has translation MLHRGPGRYGLYEPDTEHDACGVGFVAHIRGEKSRSIVEEALELLNRLSHRAAAGRDPETGDGAGILLQIPHRLFERERLGFTLPPRRQYAIGMVFLPADPEARIACEAALEQVVTDEGQRVLGWRDVPVQPEHLGRLARERAPVIRQLFVARRRVVPSAFERKLFRIRKLTERRIQDRDLDPDGQFHVASFSAETLIYKGLLLPRQLPLFYPDLQHPECVSALGLVHSRFSTNTFPTWDLAQPFRYIAHNGEINTLRGNRNWMNARRGLLQSAKFGGSLEPLFPIIVPGKSDSAQFDNMVELLFLGGRPLPHAMMMMIPEAWEGHALMGDERRAFYEYSSALLEPWDGPAAIAFTDGQLIGATLDRNGLRPARYLVTEDDRIILASETGVIDVPAAQVRRKGRLTPGRMLLVDTLEGRILEDEEVKRDISTRWPYRRWLERNVATLDDLPTEPAPPRPGNEELWRQQRAFGYTDEDARLLLKPMAEEGKEPTGSMGTDTPLAVLSDQAPTLFNYFHQLFAQVTNPPIDPIRESLVMTLATGLGPEGNTFEETPEQCHRLSLPGPILTNGQLATLAAIRNEGAFETQRVSLLYPLHEEGASLEAAVERLCTEVVEAVDAGVSILVLSDRGVDAAHAAIPALLAVSAVHQRLVRDGIRMYTGLVLETAEAREVHHFACLFGYGVSAVNPYLALDSLRAMAESGELSVDADKAQANFVHAIEEGVLKVMSKMGISTLQSYRGSQLFEIVGLERSLVERHFTGSPSRVEGVGLAELGREVRERHARGFGAAAEFEAEQLPVGGQYQWRRRGETHKWNPSTIALLQQAARTNDAAAFAEYSRLADDESRAHCNLRGLLVVAEEGCTPVPLEQVEPASAIVRRFVTGAMSFGSISAEAHETLAIAMNRIGGRSNSGEGGEESRRYVPDENGDLRRSAIKQVASARFGVTTEYLVNAAELQIKMAQGAKPGEGGQLPGPKVDERIAKARWSTPGVTLISPPPHHDIYSIEDLAQLIYDLQSVNPTARVSVKLVSEVGVGTIAAGVAKAGAGGVVISGYEGGTGASPLSSLKHAGLPWELGLAEAQQVLVHNGLRGRIRLQVDGGLRTAQDVLVATLLGAEEYGMATASLIALGCIMLRKCHLNTCSVGIATQDAGLRERFHGKPEHVVNFFYMVAEDLRRRMASLGVRRLDELVGRVDLLRQLPASDHWKAKKVNLSSLLTPSRAPETEDRRCDTPQMKDVSDHLDHELILQSKATLDGGAPTLLVRPVSNTHRAVGAMLSGDLVRRYGAQGLPDGRLRIRLRGSAGQSFGAFLANGVTLELEGDANDYLGKGLSGGRIIAYPPQDSRFLPEENVLAGNTVLYGATAGEVYLRGLAGERFAVRNSGAQAVVEGVGDHGCEYMTGGVVVVLGPTGRNFAAGMSGGTAFVLDRDRSFRGRCNLEMVELESLVDESELWLVHGMIERHLHHTGSTLARRVLDNWELMVPQFVKVMPTDYKRVLQARRASRRPPPAQLPRLHVVGGE, from the coding sequence ATGCTGCACCGAGGCCCGGGCCGTTATGGGTTGTACGAGCCGGACACCGAACACGATGCCTGTGGAGTGGGTTTCGTGGCCCACATCCGGGGCGAGAAATCGCGCAGCATCGTCGAGGAAGCGCTCGAGCTGCTCAACCGGTTGAGCCACCGGGCCGCCGCGGGCAGGGACCCGGAGACCGGAGACGGTGCCGGCATCCTGCTGCAGATTCCCCATCGCCTCTTCGAGCGCGAGCGGCTGGGCTTCACGCTGCCGCCGCGCCGCCAGTACGCCATCGGCATGGTGTTCCTCCCGGCGGACCCCGAGGCCCGCATCGCGTGCGAGGCGGCCCTGGAGCAGGTGGTCACCGACGAGGGGCAGCGCGTGCTCGGCTGGCGCGACGTGCCGGTGCAACCCGAGCACCTCGGCCGGCTGGCGCGCGAGCGTGCGCCCGTCATCCGCCAGCTCTTCGTCGCCCGGCGCCGCGTGGTGCCCAGCGCCTTCGAGCGCAAGCTGTTCCGCATCCGCAAGCTCACCGAGCGGCGCATCCAGGACCGCGATCTGGATCCGGATGGCCAGTTCCACGTGGCCAGCTTCTCGGCGGAGACGCTCATCTACAAGGGCCTGCTGCTGCCCCGGCAACTGCCGCTCTTCTACCCGGACCTCCAGCACCCCGAGTGCGTGAGCGCCCTGGGGCTCGTCCACTCGCGCTTCTCCACCAACACCTTCCCGACGTGGGACCTGGCGCAGCCCTTCCGCTACATCGCGCACAACGGGGAGATCAACACGCTGCGCGGCAACCGCAACTGGATGAACGCGCGGCGCGGCCTGTTGCAGTCGGCCAAGTTCGGAGGAAGCCTGGAGCCGCTCTTCCCCATCATCGTCCCGGGCAAGAGCGACTCGGCGCAGTTCGACAACATGGTGGAGCTGCTCTTCCTGGGCGGACGTCCCCTGCCCCACGCCATGATGATGATGATCCCCGAGGCGTGGGAGGGCCACGCGCTCATGGGCGACGAGCGGCGCGCCTTCTACGAGTACTCCAGCGCGCTCCTGGAGCCGTGGGACGGGCCCGCCGCCATCGCCTTCACGGACGGGCAGCTCATCGGCGCCACGCTGGACCGCAACGGCCTGCGCCCCGCGCGCTACCTCGTCACCGAGGATGACCGCATCATCCTCGCCTCGGAGACGGGCGTCATCGACGTGCCCGCCGCCCAGGTGCGCCGCAAGGGCCGCCTCACCCCGGGCCGCATGCTGCTGGTGGACACGCTCGAGGGCCGCATCCTCGAGGACGAGGAGGTCAAACGCGACATCTCCACGCGCTGGCCCTACCGCCGCTGGCTCGAGCGCAACGTCGCCACGCTGGACGACCTGCCCACCGAGCCCGCGCCGCCGCGGCCGGGCAACGAGGAGCTGTGGCGCCAGCAGCGCGCCTTTGGCTACACGGACGAGGACGCGCGCCTGTTGCTCAAGCCCATGGCCGAGGAGGGCAAGGAGCCCACGGGCTCCATGGGCACGGACACGCCGCTGGCCGTCCTCAGCGACCAGGCGCCCACGCTCTTCAACTACTTCCACCAGCTCTTCGCGCAGGTGACCAACCCGCCCATCGATCCCATCCGCGAGTCGTTGGTGATGACGCTCGCCACGGGCCTGGGCCCCGAGGGCAACACCTTCGAGGAGACGCCGGAGCAGTGCCACCGCCTGTCCCTGCCGGGCCCCATCCTCACCAACGGGCAGCTCGCCACGCTGGCGGCCATCCGCAACGAGGGCGCCTTCGAGACGCAGCGCGTGAGCCTGCTCTACCCGCTGCACGAGGAGGGCGCGAGCCTGGAGGCCGCGGTGGAGCGGCTGTGCACCGAGGTCGTCGAGGCGGTGGACGCGGGCGTGAGCATCCTCGTGCTCAGCGACCGGGGCGTGGACGCGGCCCATGCGGCCATCCCCGCGCTGCTCGCCGTGTCCGCGGTGCACCAGCGGCTCGTGCGCGACGGCATCCGCATGTACACCGGCCTCGTGCTGGAGACGGCCGAGGCGCGCGAGGTGCACCACTTCGCCTGCCTGTTCGGCTACGGCGTCTCGGCCGTCAACCCCTACCTCGCCCTGGACTCGTTGCGCGCCATGGCCGAGTCGGGCGAGCTGTCGGTGGACGCGGACAAGGCCCAGGCCAACTTCGTGCACGCCATCGAGGAGGGCGTGCTCAAGGTGATGAGCAAGATGGGTATCTCCACGCTCCAGTCCTACCGCGGCTCGCAGCTCTTCGAGATCGTCGGCCTGGAGCGCTCGCTGGTGGAGCGGCACTTCACCGGCTCGCCCTCGCGCGTGGAGGGCGTGGGCCTGGCGGAGCTGGGCCGCGAGGTGCGCGAGCGCCACGCGCGGGGCTTCGGGGCCGCGGCCGAGTTCGAGGCGGAGCAGCTGCCCGTGGGCGGCCAGTACCAGTGGCGCCGCCGGGGCGAGACGCACAAGTGGAACCCGTCCACCATCGCCCTGTTGCAGCAGGCGGCGCGCACCAACGACGCCGCGGCCTTCGCCGAGTACTCCCGCCTGGCGGATGACGAGAGCCGCGCGCACTGCAACCTGCGCGGGCTGCTGGTCGTCGCGGAGGAGGGGTGTACGCCCGTGCCGCTGGAGCAGGTGGAGCCCGCGAGCGCCATCGTCCGGCGCTTCGTCACCGGCGCCATGTCCTTCGGCTCCATCAGCGCCGAGGCCCACGAGACGCTCGCCATCGCGATGAACCGCATCGGCGGGCGCTCCAACAGCGGCGAGGGCGGCGAGGAGTCGCGCCGCTACGTTCCGGACGAGAACGGCGACCTGCGGCGCAGTGCGATCAAACAGGTGGCCAGCGCCCGCTTCGGCGTCACCACCGAGTATCTCGTCAACGCCGCCGAGCTGCAGATCAAGATGGCCCAGGGTGCCAAGCCCGGCGAGGGCGGGCAGCTGCCCGGGCCCAAGGTGGACGAGCGGATCGCCAAGGCGCGCTGGAGCACGCCCGGCGTGACGCTCATCTCCCCGCCGCCGCACCACGACATCTACTCCATCGAGGACCTGGCGCAGCTCATCTACGACTTGCAGTCGGTGAACCCCACGGCGCGCGTGAGCGTGAAGCTGGTGAGCGAGGTGGGCGTGGGCACCATCGCCGCGGGCGTGGCCAAGGCGGGCGCGGGCGGCGTGGTCATCTCCGGCTACGAGGGCGGCACGGGCGCCTCGCCCCTGTCGAGCCTCAAGCACGCGGGCCTGCCGTGGGAGCTGGGGCTGGCCGAGGCGCAGCAGGTGCTGGTGCACAACGGCCTGCGCGGCCGCATCCGCTTGCAGGTGGACGGCGGCCTGCGCACCGCCCAGGACGTGCTCGTCGCCACGCTCCTGGGCGCCGAGGAGTACGGCATGGCCACCGCGAGCCTCATCGCGCTCGGCTGCATCATGCTGCGCAAGTGCCACCTCAACACCTGCTCGGTGGGCATCGCCACCCAGGACGCGGGGCTGCGCGAGCGCTTCCACGGCAAGCCCGAGCACGTGGTGAACTTCTTCTACATGGTGGCCGAGGACCTGCGCCGCCGGATGGCCTCCCTGGGCGTGCGCCGGCTGGACGAGCTGGTGGGCCGGGTGGATCTGCTGCGGCAGTTGCCCGCCTCGGACCACTGGAAGGCGAAGAAGGTGAACCTGTCCTCGCTGCTGACGCCCTCGCGCGCCCCGGAGACCGAGGACCGGCGCTGTGACACGCCCCAGATGAAGGACGTGTCGGATCACCTGGACCACGAGCTCATCCTCCAATCCAAGGCCACCCTGGATGGGGGCGCGCCCACGCTGCTGGTGCGGCCGGTGAGCAACACCCACCGCGCGGTGGGCGCCATGCTCTCGGGAGACCTGGTGCGCCGCTACGGGGCCCAGGGTCTGCCGGATGGACGGCTGCGCATCCGCCTCCGGGGCTCGGCGGGACAGAGCTTCGGGGCCTTCCTCGCCAACGGCGTGACGTTGGAGCTGGAGGGGGATGCCAACGACTACCTCGGCAAGGGGTTGTCGGGCGGGCGCATCATCGCCTACCCGCCGCAGGACAGCCGCTTCCTGCCCGAGGAGAACGTGCTCGCGGGCAACACGGTGCTCTACGGCGCCACGGCGGGCGAGGTGTACCTGCGCGGGCTCGCCGGCGAGCGCTTCGCGGTGCGCAACAGCGGCGCCCAGGCGGTGGTGGAGGGCGTGGGCGACCACGGCTGCGAGTACATGACGGGCGGCGTGGTGGTGGTGCTCGGCCCCACCGGGCGCAACTTCGCCGCGGGCATGAGCGGCGGCACGGCCTTCGTGCTCGACCGCGACCGCTCCTTCCGGGGCCGCTGCAACCTGGAGATGGTGGAGCTGGAGTCGTTGGTGGACGAGTCGGAGCTGTGGCTCGTGCACGGGATGATCGAGCGGCACCTGCACCACACCGGCAGCACGCTGGCGCGGCGGGTGCTCGACAACTGGGAGCTGATGGTGCCTCAGTTCGTGAAGGTGATGCCGACCGACTACAAGCGCGTGCTCCAGGCCCGCCGCGCTTCCCGCCGGCCCCCGCCGGCCCAACTGCCGCGCCTGCACGTCGTGGGAGGAGAGTAG